TCAGCTCGTGCGGGTTGCGGGCGTGCAGGTGGGTGATGTCTTCGGCAATCTCGTCGAACCTCCGCAGGCCGATTTCCATCTTGCGTGTGACCTTGGGCGGCTGCAGGTAATCGTTCACCATGCGGCGCAGCTTGTATTCCACTTGTGCGGGGGGCAGTCCGTGGTCGCGTTGCAGCGGCGCAAAGATGCGCGCGCGCTCGCGTTCGATCTGCGCGTCGTCGACGCGGGCGTCGCCTTGCCGGCCGGCGATGTGGTCCGCCGCGTTCTGCCCCGCAAACCAGCCATACGTAAACGCGCCGAGCATGTAGTTGTGCGGCACGGCCGCCATGTCGCCCGCCGCGTAAAGGCCCGGCACGGTGGTTTCCGCGCGTGCATTCACATACACGCCAGACGCGCTGTGCCCGCTGCAGAAGCCGATTTCCGAGATGTGCATCTCCACCATCTGCGTGCGGTAATCGGTGCCGCGCCCCGCGTGGAAGCGGCCGCGGCTCGGGCGCTCGTTGGTGTGCAGGATGGTCTCGATGGTCTGGATGGTTTCTTCGGCAAGGTGGTCGAGCTTGAGAAACACCGGGCCCTTGCCGCCCTGCAGTTCCTGGTAGAACTCCCACATCATCTGGCCGCTCCAGTAGTCGCACTGGATGAAGCGCTCGCCGCGCGCGTTGGCTGTGTAGCCGCCCAACGGGCCGGTCACATACGCGCAGGCGGGGCCGTTGTAATCCTTGATGAGCGGGTTGATCTGGAAGCATTCCAGGTTGGAAAGCTCTGCGCCGGCGTGATACGCCATCGCGTAGCCATCGCCTGCGTTGGTGGGGTTTTCGTATGTGCCCATCAGGTAGCCGGAGGCCGGCAGGCCAAGGCGCCCCGCCGCACCGCAACTCAGCACCACGGCCTTTGCGCGCACCACGAGGAAATCCGCCGTGCGGCAATCGAAGCCGAGCACGCCGCAAGCGGCGCCATCGGCATCCGTCAGCACGCGCGTGACGACAATGCGGTTCGTGATCTCCACCCGCGCACGCTTGAGCTGGCGATACAGCACCTTCTTGATGTCGTGCCCCTCCGGCATCGGCAGCACGTAGCTGCCCATGTGGTGGACCTTCTTGACGGCATAGTCGCCGGTTTCGTCCTTCTCGAACTTCACGCCCCAGCGGTCAAGCTGCTCGATGGTGGCAAAGCTGTGCTGCGCATAGGCATACACGC
Above is a genomic segment from Ralstonia pickettii containing:
- a CDS encoding fumarate reductase/succinate dehydrogenase flavoprotein subunit, whose protein sequence is MNTLELEYDLVVVGGGTAGPMAAIKAKERNPALRVLLIDKAHVKRSGAISMGMDGLNNAVIPGHATPEQYTREITLANDGIVDQSGVYAYAQHSFATIEQLDRWGVKFEKDETGDYAVKKVHHMGSYVLPMPEGHDIKKVLYRQLKRARVEITNRIVVTRVLTDADGAACGVLGFDCRTADFLVVRAKAVVLSCGAAGRLGLPASGYLMGTYENPTNAGDGYAMAYHAGAELSNLECFQINPLIKDYNGPACAYVTGPLGGYTANARGERFIQCDYWSGQMMWEFYQELQGGKGPVFLKLDHLAEETIQTIETILHTNERPSRGRFHAGRGTDYRTQMVEMHISEIGFCSGHSASGVYVNARAETTVPGLYAAGDMAAVPHNYMLGAFTYGWFAGQNAADHIAGRQGDARVDDAQIERERARIFAPLQRDHGLPPAQVEYKLRRMVNDYLQPPKVTRKMEIGLRRFDEIAEDITHLHARNPHELMRAMEVSFIRDCAEMAARASLFRTESRWGLYHHRVDYPERDDANWFCHTRLYKDAHGAMASRKQAIEPYVIPVDVLGTDSYAHMRIPKAA